TTATATCTCTAAACATTCCCATTGATTTTCTTGAAAGTTCACTTGAAATTGAATATGGAGTTCCTGTATAAATGCTGTCTAAGTAGCTCATTAGATTTTTAAGTTGTTCTTCATTACTAGTATTATATCCATAATGTGTTCCTAGATAAGTCATACTTAATATATCTCTCAAGGCATCAAGGTTTTCTTCTGTACTGCTGTACAAACTTTTATATATATTATCCAATGAATCATATTTACTTACCTTTGGATTTACAATTCCACTTAAGTCTGAACCTGCTCCTAAATGAATATATTCATCAGATATTTCTACCTTGTCTATAATTGAATTTGCTCTAACCTTCATATTTTCAAGTTCTATATTTTTCATATCAACATAAATTTCTCTTCCTATTCCGTTTGTTATGAAGTTTAAAGTTCCTGCTTCCTCTTCTGATGCTCCTTTTATTGTTGTACTATCAGTTCCTGAAAAAGCATGAACTGCTGTTGGTATTGTACTGTATGTTGTAGTATCTTTTTTTAATCTTAAATTTAATGTTCCTCCTACAGTTACTGTTTCTGTTCCTGTTACTTCTACATTTTCAAAGAATGTCACATTATTATCTATATTCATATTTGTAAATCCTGATATGTTATGAAGTATATTCATTCCATTTCCAGCATTTCCATTAAGACTTATTAGATTATTAGTTCCTGTTGATTCTATCTTTCCATTAACTTTTGCATTTCCTTCTAAAACAAGAGCATTATCTTTTCCTCCAACTGTTATAGCTATACTATTTTCTGCCCCTGTATTTACTATTGATTCTCCCTTTAGAGTGAGAGCATTATCTTCTCCTTCTATCTCTATTGTTGGTACCTCTTTATCTTTTGCTGCCCCACCATTTACTACAGTATTATTAAGAACAAGTGATGAGTTTTTTTCCTTCATAACTACTGCTGTTTGATATGCATTGATTATAGAGTCTGTTATTTTATTTCTTCCTTCTAAAACATTTAAAGTCTTATCTTTCCCATTTAATATTGAATTATTATATTTTCCTGATTTTCCTGCAAGTATAAAACTTTCTGTTTCAGTTTTTTCTTTATTTAATTCAGCATTTCTTATTGTCATATATTTTGTTATTTCACTTCCATCTTTATCATATCCTACTACTACTTTTATAGGCTCATCATTTGATTTATCATTATCTACATTTATAGTTATTTGTCCATTTGTTTTAGTTATATACATTCCATAGTTATTTTCAGTACCTGTCATATTTCCACCATTATTAACTATAATCTTATCTCTATCTGTTGCAAGTATTCCATAGTTATTTATATCTCCTATAGTTCCACTAGCACCAATATGTACAGTACTATCCTGCCCATAAATAACTCCTGTATTTACTATTTTTTCTATTGTTCCATTATCAGCGCTAAAAATTCCAATACTATTAGATGTATTAAAAGAACTTATAGTTCCCATATTTAATAGATTACCTATTTTGGCACTAGTACCAAGATTATAAGAAGATATTCCATAGCTATACTTAGCATCAAAAGTCTTTATATTTCCCATATTTATCACTTCTCTTGCTTTTTTCCCAACATGTATCCCAGTAGTAAAGGCATTTCCATCATTAGAACTATTTATTTCTCCTATATTAATTATTTTTTCTGTTCCTTCTGAATCTGGACCTGCAGCTATTCCACTATTACTATTAGTGCTAGAACCATTTGGACTTATTTTGTTATTTATTATACCCCTATTTATTATCATCTGAGTTGCTACCCCTCTGCCATATATTCCAATTCCAATACTATGACCAGTTCCAGAATTACCAGTTATTACTCCATTGTTTTCTATATTTCCTACGCTTCCATAATTAACATATATTCCATAAGCACTGCTTGAATTAGAACTTCCATTTATTGTCCCATTGTTTTCTATATTTTCTACTTTTCCATTATTAACATACATTCCATAAGCTCTTTCTGAATCAGAACTTGCATTTATTGCTCCATTATTTTCTATATTTCCTACGCTTCCATTATTAACATACATTCCATAAGCTCTTTCTGAATCAGAACTTGCATTTATTGCTCCATTATTTTCTATATTTCCTACGCTTCCATAATTAACATATATTCCATAAGTACTGCTTATTGTCCCATTGTTTTCTATATTTCCTACTTCTCCATCAACAAAATATATTCCACAAGCTTTCTTTGAATCAGAACTTGCATTTATTGCTCCATTGTTTATAAACCTAAAGTTAGGTGAGTTCAATTCTAATTTCACTCCATAAGCCTCATCTCCTGTTCCGTTGGCTGATAGTATTGTATTATTTATATATGTTTCTGTGCTTTCAAACCAGTTATTTTCAGCATATGGATTATCTGTCAGAGCAGGTTCACTATTATCAGTACTAAATTTTATTCCATCATTATCTTTTATCCACAAATAATTACCATCTACTGTTCCCATTACTGCTGTACATGACAATAGAAATCCAATTACTGCTCCTATTGTTATATTTCTTCCTCTTCTTTTGTTGCTGCTTTTTACTGCCTTCATAATTTTTTCAATCATAAATTTTCCTCCCTAAGTTTGTTTTTATATATTTTTTATTTAATTTTTTCTCAATTTTCAGCTCCAAAATCCTAATTAAAATTGAGAATTTAATTGTAGAAATTAAGCCGGTAACTGAGAAAAGTTCCCTTTTATGTATAAAAGCGAACTTTTAGAGGGGCTAACCTCCCAATTTTTAATACCTCATTTTTTGGACCCCGTTTTTCTCCCAAATCTTTTGTATTGACTTTTATAAATTTAAAGAGTATAATGATAGAGTAATTTTCAAGAAAGTGTTCGCCTTTATACATAAACAAGAACTTTTTGCATTCCTTTAGATTCAAAGCTTATTTTCCCTCATTTAGCGCTTTATCAAGTAATCTTCTATTGTTGATAAAATATTTTAAAAATTTTGGTGTTATTATTTTCATAAGTTTTTATCCATCTTTTATTTTTGGATAAAAAAAAGACTGCAGCTTCTGCTACAGCCTCTTTTCTTTAAGCTTCTGGTGTATTATTTTTTACATAAAACTGGTATGCTGCCAGTAGGCTTCTGTACTTGTCTATTGTTTCCAAAGAAGTTGTATAAGATTTAATTTCCTTCTCTGCGCTTTCCTGCCAGTCTTTGTATGACTCATATGCTGAGTTTTCTGGGAACTCCTTTCCTGATTCTACTAGCTCTGCTATATGCTCAAGAGTTGCTGTTGTATCATCTATATTTTTTAATATAGCCTTTTCCCTCTTGATTGCATTTTCCACCTTCTCCATTTCTTTTTGAACCACTGTTAAGATTACTTGATTTTCTCCTGCCATTTTGTTACCTCCTGTTTTATTTTTGCCATACGTATATGATACTCTCAATGCGCATAACAATCCAGTGCACCAATGTGGCTGTTTGTGTATGTATGTGTATTAGCATTTTATTCCAATAGAAAAATCAAGCTTCTTGTATAAATCAAAATACTCGTTCCTATTCTTCTGTGCAGTATATCTCCTGCTTCCAGCTTATAGCATATAGTATTTCTATGTTTTTTAAAATATTTTGCCACATCGTCTATCGTTGTCCATTCCCCTAGATATTTAACCATTTCTTCAGATAAAACCCTATCCAGAGAGGATAAAGTATCAAGTTTTCTGTAAATATACTCTTCGCTATTCACCTGTACCCCCTCTCTTTATTCTTGAGCCTCTTTTCTCTAAATTCTTTTTCATTCCCTACCTCCCAAATTTTTTATTCCATAGCTTCAGTTATTCCCCTTCAAATGTTTTCTCAATATTTTTTTCTTCCCCTGTGTGTGTATTATTTATATCTTTTATTCTTTTATTATTTTCTTAATAAATACTATCTTCTGATGTCTGCAAAAAACCAGCAATGGTTTCTTCAGTACTGGCTTTCTCAGTAACGGTTTTCTTATCATCGGTTTTTTCTTCTTTTTCAATGTTTTCAGGAGTGAATATTAACCTTTTCCCTTTAAATTTTCCCTTGCTTCTTTCCTCCACCAGTTGTATCAATTTTAACTCCTCAAATATCTTTAATCCTTTAGGTATCCAGGCTTTACTTAATCCACTGTAGTTAGCTATTGTTTCAACATAGCATTTTATATCTCGACCGTTAAAATCACTGTAGATTTCAGTGAGAGTCAGATGCAGATTTCTAAACCTGTCAAGTTCCTTTCTCTCATACAGACATCTAAATAATTGCAGTACCTTTTCCTCCTGCTGACAAAAAGGCTGATTCTCTGTTTTTCTCTTGTTTTCCATCTTTCACTCCTTCAAATTCGTAGTAATATCTACAAACTTTTTTATAGTTATTACTTTTTTTACAATCTTTTTTGTAAGACTTTCTTTATGGTTCAAATTTTCACAAATGATATGGTTCATATATTATCACAACATTCTATTTTTGTATATACAAGATTTAAAAATTTGAAATAAAGAATAGAATAAAACATATTGTTATCATTTATAATATTTATACTAATCACCCTTATTTCATCAATATTTTTTAAAGGATTTTTTTTAATATTTTTCCATCTTTTATAAAAAAAAATTATTGTTTTTATCTCTTTTCCTAAAGAAATGTATAACTTCTTTTGATACTAAGATTATCTTTAATTGCCCACCGTAAGCAAAAATAACCCACACGGTAAATTTAACTAACGGCTGATGATTTTTTTACTAAAATATTTTTTTATTTATACTAATTTAGTCTATTTATTTTAAATAAAAAAAGCTGTGTAAGTCAGCAGCAAAACTACCAATCTACAACAGCTTTATATAATCTATTTAAAATCCCAACTCTTCATTTACTAATATTACCTTTATTCTTCCAACATGTCTGCTATAACGTGTAATCAGTATCTGACAACATACAGTATCTGGCTTTTTACAATCGTAACAACAACCAGTCTTTTTACATGGAGTATCAATATCAAATCTTTGAGCATTAAGAGGTGCAGCAGTATTTCTAGCACGTGACATTGCATCTTCTACACTTTTTACCACTTTATTCATTCCTATTATCATTATCACATGTTTTGGACCATAACATATAGCTGCTACTCTATTTGAATTCCCATCTACATTTACCAAAACTCCATCTTCTGAAACAGCATTGGAACTAGCAAGAAAATAGTCACAAAAAAATATATCACGCATAAGTTTTTCAGCTTCTTCTTGCGAAGACCCCTTTTCCCTATCCACAACCTTATACTTGCCATTTTTTATAGCTTCTTTCAATCCTATTTCCTCTATACTTGCTGAGCCTCCCCAACCTACACTGCTTCCTTCTGGTATAAGTTCAAGAGCTTTTTTCAAAGCCTCTTCTTTTGTACCCACAAGAAAAGCTTCCATATTTCTTGAGTTTAAAGCTTTTACCACCTGTTCTCCACGCAAAGAATCTCTCATTTCTTTTACTGTCATAGTATTCCCTCCTTATGTATAAAATGAACCTTATAATAGTTTTATTAATGAGCATATACATATTAATATCTCTTCATCTTACTAAATACAACTTTTATTCTCCTAGTTATATTATAGCTAAAAAGAAGTATAAAGTATATTCATATATTTTTAAAAAATTTAATATTTTATACTCTTTTTTCTATTATTCTTATTTCAAACTTAATAGTCTGTTTAAAAATAAAATTCATTTTCTTTAAAATTTTTAAAATACGGTAGCATTCTATATTTAGTCAATTTTTAAAAAGATTTTTTTAATAATTTCTTTTTATTTGACTTTTAGATTATTTTAACATTATAATTATTATGTAATCAAATTTTAATTACATAACAACAGGAGGTTTCTAATGACTAAAAAAGAATTTATTAATTTATATTTTACAAAAGGAGAGTTTAAAACTAAAACAGATGCTGAAAGAAAAGCTGCTGCCTTCTTAAATCTTATTGAAGAAGTATTATTAAAAGAAGAAGAAATTACTTTCCTTGGTTTTGGTAAATTTAAAGTTATAGAAAGAGCACCTAAAACTTGTAGAAATCCACAAACTGGTAAAAAAATGAAAATAGAAGCTAAAAAAGTTGTAAAATTTAAACCTAGTAAAACTCTTTCAGAAAAAATCAAATAAAATTATTCTCAAATTTATGGAAAATCCTACTTCTTATTTAAAAATAAGTATGTGTAATGAACGATTCTAGAGTTATGGACAATGAAATAATATCAGAGGAAATAAAAGTAAGTGCTGATGAAATAAAGATTTCTTTAATAAAAAATGTAAATATGAAAGGAGAATATAATGGATACTGAAGAACACATTGAAAGAGATATTAATAAAATAAGAGAACAGGAAAAAGTTCTAGGGATAAAAGATTGGTTAAAAGTCCTTATAATATTTATGATTCCTATTGTGAATATAGTAATGTGGATTGTCTGGTTAGTTTCAGAAAAGACAAATTTAAACTTAAAAAATTATTTAATAGCAAGCTTAATTCTTATAGGAATATTTCTTTTGTTGTGGATTATTTTGTTCTTTGGAATTTTTGGAGTATTTACAGCAACCCAAATATAAAAATTTTTTCACTTACTTTTTATTAACAATCTATAAAAATAATCTTATTTTATAAAGGCCTAGTACTGCTTAAAGTAGACTGGGCTTTTTTAATTAAAATATTTATATCAAAAACAATTATACTTTTTTAAAATTTTCATCTTCTATATCTTTACATTCTTATTACTTCTCTTCATAAAAAATAAATTTTTCAAACCTTTTCGTATATATTTTCATAATTAAAGTGATTTAAAATTTATATAAAATTATAAAAAAACGTATTATAGATATTCAAGTCTATTTTTTTCAAGAATAAAGGTATTTTTGGGTATATAAAAATTTAAAAAAATGATAATATTATAATATATACTCAAAATATCAACTTTAAGACTAATTATGTCAAAGTAAAGAATAATATTAAAATAAATTGCAAATATTAAAACAAACAAAATATTAACAGTTTTATTGGGAGAGATTTTATGAAAATTAGAAAAATATGGGTTTGGCTCTTTTTTATATTTAATTATTGTAGTTATGCCAATCAGCAGGAATTAAACAGGGAAGAAAGAAGAATACGTGAGGAAGAAATAAGAAAACTGGAAAAAATAGAAGCAAAAGATGAGATTCAATTAAATGAATTAGAAGAAAATATTGAAGCTATTGGAGATGAAATAAGAAATATTGAAATAAATGGTAATACCATTTTAAAAGCTTCAGAAATTGAAATATTGAAGAAAAAGTACATTGGTAAAATAGGGGGAAAGAATATTCTTAATCTTATGAGAGAGCTTGAGAATCTATATTTAGTTAAAGGGTATATTGCAGTAAGAGTAAAAATGGATATGGATAGAGCAGATATACCTGAAGGGAAAATAGCTTTAAAAATTCTGGAAGGGCATATTGAAGAGATAAGATTCAAAGATAAAAGCAAAGGGAAGATTAATATCTTTACATCTTTTCCTACTTCAAAAGGAGATGTGCTAAATATCAATGACCTAGACCAAGGAATAGATAATTTGAACTCTGTATCTTCCAATAATGCTAAACTTGATATTTTAGCTGGAGAAACTCTTGGTGGCAGTATAATCGAAATTGATAATCAGAGGAGCAAAAAATATCTGGTGCAATAAATTACAATGATTTAGGACAGAAATCTACAGGAAGAGACAGGCTGAAAACCTCACTTATCTTTGAAGATATTATGGGATTAAATGATTCTTTTACAGGAACATATCAGAAAAAACTTGGAACAAGTACAAAATACAAAGATAATGAAAATTTTTCTTTCTATTACAGAATTCCAATAAAGTATTGGGAATTTTCTGTATCTAAAGATCAATCTGAGTATCTTTCTACAATAAGATCATTTGCTCATACTTATGAATCAACAGGAATTTCAAAGAATATTAATTATTCAGTAAGAAGAATAATCAATAGAAATAGTAACGGAAAAACATCAGTGGGAATCACTTTAACAAATAAAGAAACTAAAAACTATTTTGATGGAATTAAATTGATAACAAGTTCAAGAAAATTATCAGTATTAAAAGTTGATGTAAATCATAATAGAAGGCTTTTTAATGGAGTTTTTTATGGAAATCTGGCTTATCATGAGGGATTGGATAGATTTGGCGCAGAAAGCGATAAAGAAAAAGGAGAATATTCTCCAAAAGCGCAATTTCAAAAATATACAGCAGACATAAGCTGGTATAGACCATTTAATATAGGAGAGCAAAGATTCTCATATAGAGTTTCCTTAAGTGGACAATATTCAGATGATATCCTTTATTCTTCAGAGAAATTAGGAATAGGTGACGATACTACAATCAGAGGTTTTAAAGAAAATTCAATAATGGGAGATAAAGGCTTTTATATGAGAAATGAGATTGGATATAACTATAAGTTCTTAGAACCATTTATAGCTTATGATTATGGAAGAGTTAAAGATGTATATAAAGATGAGTATTACAAGAAAAATGGCAGTGAAATGAGTGGGGCTTCAATAGGTCTTAGAATGTATTTTAACCATTTTGATATGAGTTTTACATATTCAAAACCTTTAACAGCTCCATCATATATAAAGAAGAATACACATGAAATATATTTTACTATGAGTGTTAAGTTTTAAAATATTAAGGGAGAAAGAAAAATGAAAGGATTAAAAAATATTTTATTAAAAAAACTTATAATCTATAGCTACATTTTTTTAAGTATTTTTACACAGCCACTTCTTGCAGCAGGTGTAGTTAGAGATCAAAACAGGAATCAGCAGGTAAATGTAGAGAAAGCACCTAATGGAGTTCCAATAGTAAATATCAATGCTCCAAATAATAATGGAGTATCTCATAACTATTTTAAAGAATACAATGTTGAAAAAGAAGGAATTCTTCTTAATAACAGTGCTAAAGAATTTAACAGAACTCAAATAGGTGGAATAATTCAGGGGAATTCTAATCTCAATGGAAGAGAAGCAAATGTAATCCTTACAGAAGTTACAGGTGTAAATAGAAGCAAAATAGAGGGATATACTGAAATAGTTGGGAAATCTGCTGAATATATCTTAGCAAATCCAAATGGAATATATCTAAATGGAGCAGGATTCATAAATACTCCAAGAGTAATACTTACAACTGGAAAATCTATAACAGATGAGTTAGGGGATTTAAAAGGATTTTCTATAGATGATGGAACAGTAGTAATAGGAAGTCAGGGAATAGATGGAAAAAATGTAAGAATGGTTGATATTATTTCAAGAACAGCAGAACTTAATGGTGCAGTATATGGTGGAGAAGAAGTAAATGTTGTCTTGGGAAGAAATGATTATGACCATCAGACAAAAAAAGTAACACCTAAAGCTGAAAAAGCTGGAGAAAAACCAAAAGTAGCTCTAGATGCAAAAGCACTAGGCTCTCTTTATGCTGGAAGAATATATCTTCAAAGTACTGAAAAAGGTGTTGGAGTAAACAGTCAAGGGGAGATGCTTGCTGGAGCTGGAGATTTTGAAGTAGATGTTAATGGAAGGTTAATTCTTAACGATGCCCAGGCTAAAAATGATATAAAAATAAAGGCAGAAAATGTTGAAATTCAAAAGAGAGC
Above is a window of Fusobacterium varium DNA encoding:
- the hup_17 gene encoding HCj, with the translated sequence MTKKEFINLYFTKGEFKTKTDAERKAAAFLNLIEEVLLKEEEITFLGFGKFKVIERAPKTCRNPQTGKKMKIEAKKVVKFKPSKTLSEKIK
- the shlB_2 gene encoding Hemolysin transporter protein shlB precursor, with protein sequence MKIRKIWVWLFFIFNYCSYANQQELNREERRIREEEIRKLEKIEAKDEIQLNELEENIEAIGDEIRNIEINGNTILKASEIEILKKKYIGKIGGKNILNLMRELENLYLVKGYIAVRVKMDMDRADIPEGKIALKILEGHIEEIRFKDKSKGKINIFTSFPTSKGDVLNINDLDQGIDNLNSVSSNNAKLDILAGETLGGSIIEIDNQRSKKYLVQ
- a CDS encoding Uncharacterised ACR, YkgG family COG1556, whose product is MTVKEMRDSLRGEQVVKALNSRNMEAFLVGTKEEALKKALELIPEGSSVGWGGSASIEEIGLKEAIKNGKYKVVDREKGSSQEEAEKLMRDIFFCDYFLASSNAVSEDGVLVNVDGNSNRVAAICYGPKHVIMIIGMNKVVKSVEDAMSRARNTAAPLNAQRFDIDTPCKKTGCCYDCKKPDTVCCQILITRYSRHVGRIKVILVNEELGF
- the hpmA gene encoding Hemolysin precursor; translation: MKGLKNILLKKLIIYSYIFLSIFTQPLLAAGVVRDQNRNQQVNVEKAPNGVPIVNINAPNNNGVSHNYFKEYNVEKEGILLNNSAKEFNRTQIGGIIQGNSNLNGREANVILTEVTGVNRSKIEGYTEIVGKSAEYILANPNGIYLNGAGFINTPRVILTTGKSITDELGDLKGFSIDDGTVVIGSQGIDGKNVRMVDIISRTAELNGAVYGGEEVNVVLGRNDYDHQTKKVTPKAEKAGEKPKVALDAKALGSLYAGRIYLQSTEKGVGVNSQGEMLAGAGDFEVDVNGRLILNDAQAKNDIKIKAENVEIQKRAIAENNININTKDIVNTGAIAANKNITVKSSNIENKGSISSKSITIANKEKIVNTGKISADSVKISSNDMENKELTVVNADIDLTGNLKTESIKAVENLSIKGKNIENTGTMIANKKVKIESTNLSNKGDISADEIKINNQNNIVNEKNIIGLTTEIVSSSIENKGLIQGDILALSIINNVENSGNVAGKELSLSIGNLINTSTIYGENQLK
- the fhaC gene encoding TpsB transporter translates to MGLNDSFTGTYQKKLGTSTKYKDNENFSFYYRIPIKYWEFSVSKDQSEYLSTIRSFAHTYESTGISKNINYSVRRIINRNSNGKTSVGITLTNKETKNYFDGIKLITSSRKLSVLKVDVNHNRRLFNGVFYGNLAYHEGLDRFGAESDKEKGEYSPKAQFQKYTADISWYRPFNIGEQRFSYRVSLSGQYSDDILYSSEKLGIGDDTTIRGFKENSIMGDKGFYMRNEIGYNYKFLEPFIAYDYGRVKDVYKDEYYKKNGSEMSGASIGLRMYFNHFDMSFTYSKPLTAPSYIKKNTHEIYFTMSVKF